The segment TGGATGCGTTAAACGCCGCCGGCGGTCAGTTTCTCGGGGTCTAGCAAGATCTCTAGCTGGCTGCGTGGCAGGTCGGTGTACTCAAGGGCCACGTCAATCACCGGACGACCTTGTTGATAGGCGGTCTTGGCGATTTCAGCGGCTTTTTGATACCCGATGATCGGGTTAAGGGCCGTCACCAGAATCGGGTTACGCGACAGCGCCTCTTTAAGCTTGGCCTCGTTGACCTTGAAGCTGGCAATCGCCTTGTCGGCCAGCAGACGGCTGGCGTTGGCCAACAACTCAATACTGCTCAACAGGTTCTGGGCGATCACCGGCAACATCACGTTCAGCTCAAAGTTGCCGGACTGACCTGCAACCGTGATCACCGTGTCGTTACCGATAACCTGAGCCGCAACCATTGCAGTGGCTTCCGGGATCACCGGATTGACCTTGCCCGGCATGATCGAGGAGCCGGGCTGCAGGGCCTCCAGCTCGATCTCACCCAGGCCCGCCAACGGCCCGGAGTTCATCCAGCGCAGATCGTTGGCGATTTTCATCAGCGACACCGCCGTGGCTTTGAGCTGCCCCGACACGGCTACCGCCGTGTCCTGCGAGCCAATCAACGCGAACAGATCCTTGCCCGGCGTGAACGTCACGTGAGTCAAGGCGCTGAGCCGCTGACTGAATAACCCGGCGAATTGCGGGTGCGCGTTAATCCCCGTCCCCACCGCCGTACCGCCCTGCGCCAGGGATTGCAGCGCTGGCTGCAGGTTGTGCAAATGCTCGATATTGGCCTTGAGCTGTTGTGCCCAACCGTTGAGCACCTGGCTCATGCGCACGGGCATGGCATCCATCAAGTGCGTGCGCCCGGTTTTGACGTACACATGAACCTGCTCGGCCTTGTGCTCGATCACCTGAACCAGATGCCTCAACGCCGGTAGCAGTTGCTCGTGCAGACCTAACGCCGCGCTGACATGGATGGTGGTCGGGATGATGTCGTTGCTGCTTTGCCCGCAGTTGACATGGTCATTGGGATTGACCTCCTCGCCCAGTAGCCGCGTGGCCAGCGTTGCGATCACTTCATTGGCATTCATGTTGGAGCTGGTGCCCGAACCGGTCTGGAAAATATCCACCGGGAAGTGCTCCATGAAATCCCCGGTCAGCAGGATCTGGGCGGCCTCGACAATGGCCTCGCCCTGAGCAGCAGTGATCTGTTTGAGTTCGACGTTTGCCTGGGCGGCCGCAGCTTTTGCCAGGATCAGCGCGCGAATGAATTGCGCCGGCATGCGTTGATGACTGATGGGGAAGTTGTCGACCGCACGCTGTGTTTGAGCGCCATACAGCGCCGCCTCAGGTACGCGCAACTCACCCATGCTGTCACGTTCGATACGAGTGTTACTCATCAGGAAATCCTTGCACCAGTTCTGTTAAAGAAATTGAAGGTTGGAGCTCGCAGGTAGCCAACAGCCAGGCAAAGCTTTGCCAGCGTTTGAGTCGGCAGGTACACAGGGCTTGGGTTTCGAGGTCGCGCAGCGGACGCCACGCGTGGTCCAGACACAGAGTGCGCCAATGCCAGGGCAACGCCGTATCGGTTGCGGTATCCAGCAACAGCCGGAACGAGGTAACGGCAATCATCCAGGGAGAGGTCGCCGTACAGCCGGCAAGATAGCGGCCTTCAGCCAGGTAATGCTCGATCAGGCGCGGTTCGTCCGGCGCCAGCCCGCAGCGGATCTGGCGGCTCATCCAACGCCAGCTTTCTAGATACAGCCCTTCACGCAAGGCAGAACTCATGACCCAAGCCCGCTCGATAATGAGATTCATTATTAAGCGATATTGATTATCAACACAAGCCTAAGGAGGCTGATTTCCACCCGGAGCGTTCGACAATCCAACAAAACTTGAGAAAAACCCTACGCATACGCTGGACTAATCCGCCATCTGATTCATGTGCATCAAAAGTACCATTCTGAAGTTGCGTAGCACTTATCCAGCACACTCATCGGATTGCTCTATCAGAAGGTACACATGAAAAAAATATTACTCGCGTCAGGCATATTGGTGGCGGCTTCTTCTATTCAGTTTGTTCAAGCATCAACAGGCAATATCAACTTTACAGGCGGTCTGACCACTGCAACGTGTTCTATTAACGGTGGCGGGGGTTCTGACCTCGACGTTGATCTTGGCCTGGTATCAATTGACGATTTAAACGATGGCAGCGCTGCTGCAGGCGCCAATACCCGAATTACCGTAGACATCGACTGCACCGCCGCAACCGGGCTCAGCAATGTTTATATGAACTTCGATCCGCGCTCGGGCTCGGGTCAAGATAGCCGCGACTCTAGACTGTTAAAAACAGTGGGCGATGCCACGGGGGTCGGTATTGGTTTAATCAATGGCGCCAACCAAATTCTCGACATGCGGGCAGGTGACACGATTACAGAACCTCTGACCGTTGCCGCCGATGGCACGGCAAGAGCATCTCTCGATCTACGGGCAGCTTATGTCGTGAACGGTGATCCTGTTGTCGCCGGCGAAGCGAATGCAACGTTGCCATTTACGTTTACTTACGACTAAGCGCCAAGCAAGGGAAGTTCCAAAACTTCCCTTCGAGTCATAGAGCGCCGTGAGGGCACTACCATGTTTCAACATTCTTTAAACGGTGTGGTGGCGCTGTTAGCCATCTTGCTGTGCGGTCAAGCGCAGGCTGCCATCACGCTCAGTTCAACACGGGTTATCTATGAAGGAGATAAAAAAGAAGCCAGTGTCACGGTGCGCAATGTGGGCAGCGATGAAATATTGATCCAGTCCTGGCTCGACGGCGACAGGTCCGGCACGCCTTCCGGCTCTATTCCCTTTGCCATCACCCCGCCGCTAGTGTCTCGAGCGGTTAGTTCATTAGCTTATTCTTCATCACACTCAGCTTTGCCATATGTACCTAGCTGATGATGGCCGCTGCGGTCTTTGTCCACTTGAACGGCTTGGCTGAATGCTCGTTATGAGCAGTAATGAACTGGCGGATCGCGACTTTCAGATCAGTAACACTGGTGAAGACACCTCGATACAGTGCGCGTCTCTCCAGCTGTGAAAACCAGCCTTCCACCGCGTTTAGCCAGGACGCACTGGTCGGCGTGAAGTGCAGCTTGAAGCGCGGATGCTTTTCCAGCCAGGCCTTGATCGCTGGGGTTTTGTGGGTCGAACTGTTATCCAGGATCACATGGAGATCCAACTCGGCAGGCGTGTTCTTATCAATCTGCCGGAGGAAATCCAGGAACTCCTTGGCCCGGTGCCGCTGGGTAATCCGGCCCATTACTTCACCGGTCATGATGTCGAACGCGGCGTACAAGCTCGCCGTGCCATGGCGCTTGTAATCATGGGTTCGCCGCTCGATCTGCCCAGGCCGAAGTTGCAGCATTGGCTGAGTACGATCCAGCGCTTGGATCTGAGTTTTCTCGTCAACCGACAGCACCATGGCGTTGTCCGGAGGGCTCAGGTACAGCCCGACCACATCGATGACCTTCTCAGCGAAGTGCGGATCGTTGCTGATCTTGAATGTCTTCAGTCGGTGCGGCTTGAGATCCGACGCAGCCCATATCTGCCGGACTTGCCAGGTGGTAACGCGAGCGTACTTGGCCATCAACCGGACGCTCCAGTGCGTTGCTTCCTTGGGAACCCGGTGCGTTGTCAGGGTCAGGATTTCTTTGACTTTCTCAGCACCCAGCTTCAAAGGCTGACCGCTACGCGGCAGGTCGTTCAGGCCGTCGATGCCCGACGCCAGATAACGCTTTCGCCACTTGAACACGGTCGGTGTCGTGATCAGTAATTGCCCACAGATGGCAATGGGCGTCACCCCTTCATTGAGCAAAAGCAGTATCCGCGCCCGCTGAGCAAGGCTCTGCTCCAGCGTACTCATGCGCAGCCAACCTTGAAGCGTAAGAACGTCGGCGGGCTGCAGTGCAAAGGGAGCAATTGGACGAGGCATGCCTGGAACCATCTCGGGGCGAGGGGTGCACAGTATATCGTTGTACGTTAGAAAATAAACTAACCGCTCACGACACTAGCTGTACTGTCAGCGGTTCAATTGATCGCCTACTTACAAACGCCCCCACTTGGAATATTCAAGTAGATGGCTCAGCCCCCACAGGTAGTTTTTTATATCATTTACCGCTCACGAGCTCAGATCCAGAAATAGCAATTACATGCACCGATATAATCCCTAACGCTTCGGTAGACTCTGACTACCCAGTCACTGGCATGCTCGGCGCGATAAAAATTTACGACACAAGCATTCCAGGAATAGGAATGATAATACACTTTGCAAACCGGTACACCGACGTATCTGGTCGTTTCGCCGGTAATCTTCCTGTCACTTCTTCCTTTACCAGCGAGACACCCAGATACATCATATACACGAGGCCAAATGCAAACTACATGATTTCACTAATCAAAACTGGCGAAATATACACTGACGGGCAAATACTCCCAAACGCAGTTCTTATAAGAGGCAATCTCAATGAAAATAACAACTTTAATTTTTTAAATGTCAGATTAGCCAACCTTATTAACGTAACTATACTAAGACCCACCTGCGCAGTAAACCGCCCGGACATTAACGTGGGCTTGGGAGCAGTAAGCGTGGCGGACTTTAATTCATCAGGCCGGACAACGCCTCAAGACTTCGCTATTGACTTGACGTGTACCGGAGGCACCAGTACACGCAATGTTCATGTAACCCTGACCGACGCCAATAACCCAGGAAACACCACGACCCAACTAAATCTGTCTCCGGACTCCGATGCACTGGGTATTGCCCTGGAAGTGAACAACCGACACGGCCTGGTTAACTTTGGTCCCGACTTGAGCGGCACCGGCAACCCCGGCCAATGGTTTGACGGTGCGGCGGGCGTTGGCAGTTATTCAATCCCGCTTTCAGTGAACTATGTCAGGCTCCCCGGCCCGATTAAAGGCGGTTCGGCGAATTCCGGGGTCACGTATACGCTCAATTATGACTAACCTCTGACTGCAGCAAGACCTGAACACGCGGATTACCGGAGGCTTCCTGGACGCTGATTTTACGATCGCTGCGCAATCGATCGCAGCCTCGCTGCGCTCCTCAGCGGCTACACAGTTTTGCAACGCTTCTGAAATGTAGCCGCTGCGAAAAGGGCCGAAGGACCTTCACAATGCCAGGACTGCTGCGCACCTCAGCGGCCAGGGTCGTTAGCACGGCAATGGCTATATGTCTGAAACAGCAAGGTTGTATGACAAGAGGGGAATCCCCCATGTTTCTATTGTGGGAGCGGCATTGCACCGCTCCCACATAAGATTCAGCGTTTTAGCTACCCGCTACCATCATGCGCTCGATCAACACCGAGCCAGTGCGGATGTTGCTGCGCAGTTCCAGGTCATTACCCACCGCCACGATCTGTTTGAACATGTCGCGCATGTTGCCGGCAATGGTCACTTCCTGAACCGGGAACTGAATATCGCCATTCTCGACCCAAAAACCCGCCGCGCCACGGGAATAGTCGCCCGTGACCATGTTCAGGCCACTGCCCATCAACTCAGTGACGAACAGGCCGCGGCCCATGCGCCGGATCAATGCCGCCTGATCCTCATCGCCGTGGGTCACAAACAGGTTGTGTACGCCGCCTGCGTTGGCCGTGCTTGGCATACCCAGCTTGCGACCGGAGTAGGTGCTGAGGATGTAGGACACCAGTTCGCCGTCCTTGATAAACGGCTTGGCGTAAGTGGCCAACCCATCATTATCGAATGACGAGCTGCCCATCGCGCGCATCAGGTGCG is part of the Pseudomonas sp. ML2-2023-3 genome and harbors:
- a CDS encoding fimbria/pilus periplasmic chaperone, coding for MFQHSLNGVVALLAILLCGQAQAAITLSSTRVIYEGDKKEASVTVRNVGSDEILIQSWLDGDRSGTPSGSIPFAITPPLVSRAVSSLAYSSSHSALPYVPS
- a CDS encoding fimbrial protein, whose product is MISLIKTGEIYTDGQILPNAVLIRGNLNENNNFNFLNVRLANLINVTILRPTCAVNRPDINVGLGAVSVADFNSSGRTTPQDFAIDLTCTGGTSTRNVHVTLTDANNPGNTTTQLNLSPDSDALGIALEVNNRHGLVNFGPDLSGTGNPGQWFDGAAGVGSYSIPLSVNYVRLPGPIKGGSANSGVTYTLNYD
- a CDS encoding fimbrial protein, whose translation is MKKILLASGILVAASSIQFVQASTGNINFTGGLTTATCSINGGGGSDLDVDLGLVSIDDLNDGSAAAGANTRITVDIDCTAATGLSNVYMNFDPRSGSGQDSRDSRLLKTVGDATGVGIGLINGANQILDMRAGDTITEPLTVAADGTARASLDLRAAYVVNGDPVVAGEANATLPFTFTYD
- a CDS encoding IS630 family transposase encodes the protein MPRPIAPFALQPADVLTLQGWLRMSTLEQSLAQRARILLLLNEGVTPIAICGQLLITTPTVFKWRKRYLASGIDGLNDLPRSGQPLKLGAEKVKEILTLTTHRVPKEATHWSVRLMAKYARVTTWQVRQIWAASDLKPHRLKTFKISNDPHFAEKVIDVVGLYLSPPDNAMVLSVDEKTQIQALDRTQPMLQLRPGQIERRTHDYKRHGTASLYAAFDIMTGEVMGRITQRHRAKEFLDFLRQIDKNTPAELDLHVILDNSSTHKTPAIKAWLEKHPRFKLHFTPTSASWLNAVEGWFSQLERRALYRGVFTSVTDLKVAIRQFITAHNEHSAKPFKWTKTAAAIIS
- a CDS encoding FagA protein, with translation MSSALREGLYLESWRWMSRQIRCGLAPDEPRLIEHYLAEGRYLAGCTATSPWMIAVTSFRLLLDTATDTALPWHWRTLCLDHAWRPLRDLETQALCTCRLKRWQSFAWLLATCELQPSISLTELVQGFPDE
- a CDS encoding class II fumarate hydratase gives rise to the protein MSNTRIERDSMGELRVPEAALYGAQTQRAVDNFPISHQRMPAQFIRALILAKAAAAQANVELKQITAAQGEAIVEAAQILLTGDFMEHFPVDIFQTGSGTSSNMNANEVIATLATRLLGEEVNPNDHVNCGQSSNDIIPTTIHVSAALGLHEQLLPALRHLVQVIEHKAEQVHVYVKTGRTHLMDAMPVRMSQVLNGWAQQLKANIEHLHNLQPALQSLAQGGTAVGTGINAHPQFAGLFSQRLSALTHVTFTPGKDLFALIGSQDTAVAVSGQLKATAVSLMKIANDLRWMNSGPLAGLGEIELEALQPGSSIMPGKVNPVIPEATAMVAAQVIGNDTVITVAGQSGNFELNVMLPVIAQNLLSSIELLANASRLLADKAIASFKVNEAKLKEALSRNPILVTALNPIIGYQKAAEIAKTAYQQGRPVIDVALEYTDLPRSQLEILLDPEKLTAGGV